The Xanthobacter flavus genome includes a window with the following:
- the ruvB gene encoding Holliday junction branch migration DNA helicase RuvB, producing the protein MNTRLLSGEKRGDDAADSTLRPQLLSEFVGQAQARANLEIFIKAARARGEALDHVLFVGPPGLGKTTLAQIMSREMGVGFRSTSGPVIAKAGDLAAILTNLEERDVLFIDEIHRLSPAVEEILYPAMEDYELDLVIGEGPAARSVKISLPKFTLVGATTRSGLLTTPLRDRFGIPVRLQFYTVEELEKIVVRGARVMGIAIAPDGATEIARRARGTPRIAGRLLRRVRDFALVAEAERIDRKIADRALLALEVDAAGLDAMDRRYLTVIAEFYGGGPVGVDTLAAALSEPRDAIEEIVEPFLVQQGFIQRTPRGRMLTGAAFRHLGLAEPPSVKQMPLFDEGD; encoded by the coding sequence ATGAACACCCGCCTCCTCTCCGGCGAAAAGCGCGGCGATGATGCCGCCGATTCCACCCTGCGCCCGCAGCTCCTGTCGGAGTTCGTGGGTCAGGCGCAGGCGCGCGCCAATCTGGAAATCTTCATCAAGGCGGCGCGGGCACGCGGCGAGGCTCTGGACCATGTGCTGTTCGTGGGGCCGCCCGGCCTCGGCAAGACCACGCTGGCGCAGATCATGTCGCGCGAGATGGGCGTGGGCTTCCGCTCCACCTCCGGCCCGGTGATCGCCAAGGCGGGCGACCTGGCCGCCATCCTCACCAATCTCGAAGAGCGCGACGTGCTCTTTATTGACGAAATTCACCGCCTCTCCCCGGCCGTGGAGGAAATCCTCTATCCGGCCATGGAGGATTACGAGCTCGACCTCGTGATCGGCGAGGGCCCCGCCGCCCGTTCGGTGAAGATCTCGCTGCCGAAATTCACGCTGGTGGGGGCCACCACCCGCTCCGGCCTGCTGACCACGCCGCTGCGCGACCGCTTCGGCATTCCCGTCCGGCTCCAGTTCTACACGGTGGAGGAACTGGAGAAGATCGTGGTGCGCGGGGCGCGGGTGATGGGCATCGCCATCGCGCCGGACGGTGCCACCGAAATCGCCCGCCGCGCGCGCGGCACCCCGCGCATCGCCGGGCGACTGCTGCGGCGGGTGCGCGATTTCGCGCTGGTGGCCGAGGCGGAGCGGATCGACCGCAAGATCGCCGACCGCGCCCTCCTTGCGCTTGAGGTGGATGCCGCCGGTCTCGATGCCATGGACCGGCGCTACCTAACGGTGATCGCTGAATTCTACGGCGGCGGCCCAGTGGGCGTGGATACGCTGGCCGCAGCCCTTTCGGAGCCGCGCGATGCCATCGAGGAAATCGTCGAGCCCTTCCTTGTGCAGCAGGGCTTCATCCAGCGGACCCCGCGCGGGCGGATGCTGACCGGTGCCGCCTTCCGTCATCTCGGTCTCGCCGAACCACCGTCCGTGAAGCAGATGCCGCTGTTCGACGAAGGCGACTGA
- a CDS encoding DUF2852 domain-containing protein, which translates to MELAYKLDSYGKPAWIALTVLGFMAWWPLGLAILAFAIGSGRFACGKRSFARWQEQGGETMKGFGCWTRSAPSSGNRAFDEYRQDTLRRLEEEQKDFRDFLERLRQAKDKAEFDQFMADRRRRANEPQPDTTSNG; encoded by the coding sequence ATGGAGCTCGCTTACAAGCTCGACAGCTACGGTAAACCGGCGTGGATCGCGCTCACGGTGCTGGGCTTCATGGCCTGGTGGCCGTTGGGCCTCGCGATCCTCGCCTTCGCCATCGGCAGTGGACGGTTCGCATGCGGCAAGCGCAGCTTTGCCCGCTGGCAGGAACAGGGAGGAGAGACGATGAAGGGCTTTGGATGCTGGACCCGTTCGGCTCCCTCCAGCGGCAACCGGGCGTTCGATGAGTATCGCCAGGACACGCTGCGCCGCCTTGAGGAAGAGCAGAAGGACTTCCGCGACTTCCTTGAGCGTCTGCGTCAGGCCAAGGACAAGGCCGAGTTCGACCAGTTCATGGCCGACCGCCGCCGCCGCGCCAACGAGCCGCAGCCGGACACCACCAGCAACGGCTGA
- the ybgC gene encoding tol-pal system-associated acyl-CoA thioesterase, translating to MIDRPTPSPSDTSLHLAGRLIPGGHALDVRVYYEDTDFSGIVYHANYLRFMERGRSDYMRLLGVVQGELFAQAAEEAPGFHFVVRAMQIDFLKPARIDDVLQIVTLSKDVAGASITLLQQVKRGDELLVSATVRVAFVSEGRAKRIPDSLRQATLADAREAEALGEIRR from the coding sequence ATGATTGACCGCCCGACACCCTCCCCGTCCGATACGAGCCTCCATCTCGCCGGCCGTCTCATTCCCGGCGGCCATGCGCTGGACGTGCGCGTCTATTACGAGGACACGGATTTCTCCGGCATCGTCTATCACGCCAACTATCTGCGCTTCATGGAGCGCGGCCGCTCGGACTACATGCGGCTGCTGGGCGTGGTGCAGGGCGAACTCTTCGCCCAGGCGGCCGAGGAGGCGCCCGGCTTTCACTTCGTCGTCCGCGCCATGCAGATCGACTTTCTGAAACCCGCGCGCATCGACGACGTGCTGCAGATCGTCACTCTCTCGAAAGATGTCGCGGGCGCGTCCATCACTTTGCTTCAGCAGGTAAAGCGGGGAGATGAACTGCTCGTCTCCGCCACCGTGCGCGTGGCCTTCGTGTCCGAGGGGCGCGCCAAGCGCATCCCTGATTCCCTGCGACAGGCAACGCTCGCCGACGCGCGGGAGGCGGAGGCGCTCGGCGAAATTCGTCGCTGA
- a CDS encoding flavin reductase family protein gives MKELPLAEVYKLIEPGPVVLLTTAARGRANVMAMSWHMMVEFTPPLIACIVSSADFSFGALRTTKECVIAIPAVALAEKVVAVGNCSGEEVDKFSTVGLTPVPAALVQAPLVAECFANLECRVVETRLVNRFNLFVLEVVKAWRDPAQKAPRTIHHRGYGTFSVDGEELKIASRMP, from the coding sequence ATGAAGGAGCTTCCGCTCGCGGAGGTCTACAAGCTGATCGAGCCGGGGCCGGTGGTCCTGCTCACGACGGCGGCGCGGGGGCGGGCCAATGTCATGGCCATGTCCTGGCACATGATGGTGGAATTCACCCCGCCGCTCATCGCCTGCATCGTCTCCTCCGCCGATTTCAGCTTCGGGGCACTGCGCACCACGAAGGAATGCGTCATCGCCATTCCCGCCGTGGCGCTGGCGGAGAAGGTGGTGGCCGTGGGCAACTGCTCCGGCGAAGAGGTGGACAAGTTCTCCACCGTCGGGCTCACGCCCGTTCCTGCGGCGCTGGTTCAGGCGCCGCTGGTGGCGGAGTGCTTCGCCAACCTTGAATGCCGCGTAGTGGAGACGCGGCTCGTCAACCGCTTCAACCTGTTCGTGCTGGAAGTGGTCAAGGCGTGGCGCGACCCGGCGCAGAAGGCGCCGCGTACCATTCACCATCGCGGCTACGGCACCTTCTCGGTCGATGGCGAAGAACTGAAGATCGCCTCGCGCATGCCCTGA
- a CDS encoding TetR/AcrR family transcriptional regulator yields MSWTRNGETRSYHHGNLREALMQAALDLVAEKGVAGFTFAEAARRAGVSPAAPYRHFRDRDELLAAVATAGFERLTETLQAAWQSGRPKALEAFERVGRAYLAFARSRPAEYVAMFESGLSPDRHEGLKQAGDKAFGVLREAAEVLVSHMPGPGRPPALMVALHCWSLAHGIASLFGRADGGRRRLPMDPDDLLEAGFLVYLKGLGAPDA; encoded by the coding sequence ATGAGCTGGACCCGGAACGGCGAAACGCGCTCCTACCATCACGGCAACCTGCGGGAAGCCCTGATGCAGGCCGCACTCGACCTCGTGGCCGAGAAGGGTGTCGCCGGCTTCACCTTCGCCGAGGCGGCCCGACGCGCGGGGGTGAGCCCCGCCGCCCCCTACCGCCATTTCCGCGACCGGGACGAACTGCTCGCGGCTGTTGCCACGGCAGGGTTTGAGCGGCTCACCGAGACCTTGCAGGCCGCCTGGCAAAGCGGGCGCCCCAAGGCCTTGGAAGCGTTCGAGCGGGTCGGCCGCGCCTATCTCGCCTTCGCCCGCAGCCGGCCGGCCGAATATGTGGCCATGTTCGAATCCGGCCTCTCCCCCGACCGTCACGAGGGTTTGAAGCAGGCCGGGGACAAGGCGTTCGGTGTACTGCGGGAAGCCGCGGAAGTTCTGGTCTCTCACATGCCCGGCCCCGGGCGCCCGCCGGCGCTGATGGTGGCCCTGCATTGTTGGTCCCTCGCCCATGGCATTGCCTCGCTGTTCGGCCGCGCCGATGGTGGCCGGCGCAGGCTGCCCATGGATCCGGACGACCTTCTTGAGGCCGGATTCCTCGTCTATCTGAAAGGCCTCGGCGCGCCCGACGCGTGA
- a CDS encoding DUF1772 domain-containing protein, producing MIYGQLALVTAAVFTGAAFYINAVEQPARLMLPDRAALAQWKPAYRRGFAMQATLALVGALLGGAAFATDDDWRWLAGAVLMLANWPFTMVGIMPTNRALMGAREEEAGPDTRRLIANWGQLHMVRTGLGALATFVFFIAATG from the coding sequence ATGATCTATGGACAACTGGCGCTCGTGACGGCGGCCGTCTTCACCGGCGCCGCCTTCTATATCAATGCGGTCGAGCAGCCGGCGCGGCTGATGCTGCCGGACCGCGCGGCGCTCGCCCAATGGAAGCCGGCCTACCGGCGCGGCTTCGCCATGCAGGCAACCCTCGCGCTGGTCGGCGCGCTGCTCGGCGGCGCAGCGTTTGCCACCGATGACGACTGGCGCTGGCTCGCCGGCGCGGTGTTGATGCTCGCCAACTGGCCGTTCACGATGGTCGGCATCATGCCCACCAACCGGGCGCTGATGGGCGCGCGGGAGGAGGAGGCCGGGCCGGACACCCGCCGCCTCATCGCCAACTGGGGGCAGTTGCATATGGTGCGCACCGGCCTCGGGGCGCTGGCCACCTTCGTCTTTTTCATCGCAGCCACGGGCTGA
- the ruvC gene encoding crossover junction endodeoxyribonuclease RuvC produces the protein MNLNAIRILGLDPGLRRTGWGVIDVLGSRLSFVACGTILPPETGEMAERLAALHRGLVDVLLRFAPAEAAVEETFVNMNPSSTLKLGQARGVVMLAPAQMGLPVAEYAPLLVKKSVVGAGRAEKAQVRMMIGILLPKATPETDDAADALAIAITHAHHRGAAARARAAL, from the coding sequence ATGAACCTGAACGCGATTCGCATCCTCGGCCTCGACCCCGGCCTGCGCCGCACGGGCTGGGGCGTCATCGACGTGCTGGGCTCGCGGCTGTCCTTCGTCGCCTGCGGCACCATCCTTCCGCCCGAGACGGGCGAGATGGCCGAGCGGCTCGCCGCCCTGCATCGCGGGCTGGTTGACGTGCTCCTGCGCTTCGCCCCGGCCGAGGCGGCGGTGGAAGAGACGTTCGTGAACATGAACCCGTCCTCGACCCTGAAGCTCGGCCAGGCGCGCGGGGTCGTCATGCTGGCGCCCGCCCAGATGGGCCTTCCGGTGGCGGAGTACGCGCCGCTGCTGGTGAAGAAGAGCGTGGTCGGCGCCGGCCGAGCCGAGAAGGCGCAGGTGCGGATGATGATCGGCATCCTCTTGCCCAAGGCGACGCCCGAGACCGACGACGCCGCCGACGCGCTCGCCATCGCCATTACGCACGCGCACCATCGCGGCGCGGCTGCGCGTGCGCGCGCGGCGCTGTAA
- the tolR gene encoding protein TolR — MGMSGGGAAGWQSRRSRRRAPPVMAEINVTPMVDVMLVLLIIFMVAAPLLTVGVPIDLPQTQASAVNQENKDPITLSVRPNGQIYLGDSEIKYEDLVSKLQAVTQARGGFEERIFVRGDKNANYGQIMRVMGRLSGAGFKKVALVTEVEQGG, encoded by the coding sequence ATGGGCATGTCGGGCGGAGGGGCGGCAGGATGGCAGAGCCGGCGCTCGCGCCGTCGCGCGCCGCCGGTGATGGCCGAGATCAACGTGACGCCCATGGTGGACGTCATGCTGGTGCTGCTCATCATCTTCATGGTGGCGGCGCCGCTGCTGACGGTGGGCGTTCCCATCGACCTGCCGCAGACGCAGGCGAGCGCGGTGAACCAGGAGAACAAGGACCCCATCACCCTCTCGGTGCGGCCCAACGGCCAGATCTATCTCGGCGACAGCGAGATCAAGTACGAGGATCTGGTCTCGAAGTTGCAAGCTGTGACGCAGGCGCGCGGCGGCTTCGAGGAGCGCATCTTCGTGCGCGGCGACAAGAACGCCAATTACGGGCAGATCATGCGGGTCATGGGCCGCCTGTCGGGGGCGGGTTTCAAGAAGGTGGCGCTGGTCACCGAGGTCGAGCAGGGAGGCTGA
- the ruvA gene encoding Holliday junction branch migration protein RuvA, which produces MIGKLKGVVDELNEDHAIIDVHGVGYLVHCSGRTLSALPRAGEAAALFIETHVREDAIRLFGFASAAERDWFRLLQGVQGIGTKTALAVLSTLSASELTQAIALGDKTTVARAPGVGPRVATRIITELKDKMPGFGTGSVSLADLGGAAAAAPVAGGAAADAVSALVNLGYGAPQANTAIAAALRSAGEDAKTETLIRLGLKELAK; this is translated from the coding sequence ATGATCGGCAAGCTCAAGGGCGTGGTGGACGAACTCAACGAGGACCACGCCATCATCGACGTGCACGGCGTCGGCTATCTCGTCCACTGCTCCGGCCGCACGCTCTCGGCCTTGCCAAGGGCCGGCGAGGCGGCGGCCCTGTTCATCGAGACCCATGTGCGGGAAGACGCCATCCGCCTGTTCGGCTTCGCCTCGGCGGCGGAGCGGGACTGGTTCCGGCTGCTGCAGGGGGTGCAGGGCATCGGCACCAAGACGGCGCTGGCGGTGCTTTCCACGCTCAGCGCCTCCGAGCTGACGCAGGCCATCGCGCTGGGCGACAAGACGACAGTCGCGCGCGCCCCCGGTGTCGGGCCACGGGTCGCCACCCGCATTATCACCGAGCTGAAGGACAAGATGCCGGGCTTCGGCACCGGCTCGGTCTCCCTCGCCGACCTCGGCGGCGCCGCGGCCGCTGCGCCGGTCGCCGGTGGCGCGGCGGCAGATGCAGTGTCCGCGCTCGTCAATCTCGGCTATGGGGCGCCGCAGGCCAACACCGCCATCGCCGCCGCCCTGCGCAGCGCGGGGGAGGATGCGAAGACCGAGACGCTGATCCGGCTTGGGCTCAAGGAACTGGCCAAGTAG
- the tolB gene encoding Tol-Pal system beta propeller repeat protein TolB: MAAGAAGMLGGFGPAHAQGRIEITPGAFKPIPIAITDLLGEPELGRNISGVITSDLRRCGLFAPIDPKAFVEQITNPDTPRFQDWRVINAQALLTGRVTRQADGRVQVVFRLWDVFAGQQLAAQQFVAQPENWRRIAHIVADAIYEKMTGEKGYFDTRIVFVDESGPKERRIKRLAIMDQDGANVSYLTRGDSLVLTPRFSPTSQEITYMSYGQGDPRVFLLNIETGQREIVGNFPGMSFAPRFAPDGQKVILSLQQGGNSNIFVMDLRSRATTRLTDTAAIDTAPCYSPDGRQICFESDRGGTSQIYVMNADGSGAKRISFGNARYSTPVWSPKGDWIAFTRQGDGRFAIGVMRTDGSGERVLTEGYHNEGPTFCPNGRVLMFFRDPGGASGPSLYTVDVTGYNEQRLPTPSYGSDPAWSPLRS, translated from the coding sequence ATGGCCGCCGGCGCCGCCGGGATGCTGGGCGGCTTCGGCCCCGCCCACGCGCAGGGCCGCATCGAGATCACGCCCGGCGCCTTCAAGCCCATCCCCATCGCCATCACCGACCTGCTGGGCGAGCCGGAACTCGGGCGCAACATCTCCGGCGTCATCACCTCGGACCTGCGCCGCTGCGGCCTGTTCGCGCCCATCGATCCGAAGGCGTTCGTCGAGCAGATCACCAATCCCGACACCCCGCGCTTCCAGGACTGGCGCGTCATCAACGCCCAGGCGCTGCTCACCGGCCGCGTCACCCGGCAGGCGGACGGGCGCGTGCAGGTGGTGTTCCGCCTGTGGGACGTGTTCGCCGGGCAGCAACTCGCCGCCCAGCAGTTCGTGGCGCAGCCGGAGAACTGGCGACGCATCGCCCACATCGTCGCCGATGCCATCTATGAGAAGATGACCGGCGAGAAGGGCTATTTCGACACCCGCATCGTCTTCGTGGACGAGAGCGGGCCGAAGGAACGCCGCATCAAGCGCCTCGCCATCATGGACCAGGATGGCGCCAACGTGAGCTATCTCACCCGCGGCGACAGCCTGGTGCTGACCCCGCGCTTCTCGCCCACCAGCCAGGAAATCACCTACATGTCCTATGGGCAGGGTGATCCGCGCGTATTCCTGCTGAACATCGAGACCGGCCAGCGGGAGATCGTCGGCAATTTCCCCGGCATGAGCTTCGCGCCGCGCTTCGCGCCGGACGGGCAGAAGGTGATCCTGAGCCTCCAGCAGGGCGGCAACTCGAACATCTTCGTCATGGACCTGCGCTCGCGCGCGACAACCCGCCTGACCGATACGGCGGCAATCGATACCGCCCCCTGCTATTCGCCGGACGGGCGGCAGATCTGCTTCGAGAGCGACCGGGGCGGCACCTCCCAGATCTATGTGATGAACGCGGACGGGTCCGGCGCGAAGCGTATCTCTTTCGGAAACGCCCGCTATTCGACGCCAGTCTGGTCACCCAAAGGCGACTGGATCGCATTTACCCGCCAAGGCGATGGTCGTTTCGCTATCGGCGTGATGCGCACCGACGGCTCGGGCGAGCGGGTCCTCACCGAGGGCTATCACAATGAGGGGCCGACCTTCTGCCCCAACGGCCGCGTGCTCATGTTCTTCCGCGATCCGGGCGGCGCCTCCGGCCCCTCGCTCTATACGGTCGATGTGACCGGCTACAACGAGCAGCGCCTGCCGACCCCGAGCTACGGGTCGGATCCGGCGTGGTCTCCGCTGCGCTCCTAA
- the tolQ gene encoding protein TolQ, whose product MIDVTSRTGTVSRLTPAIAAAAGLLLLGTLPALAQDPIGSAAAPPAADFSFLGLFLQAHIVVKLVMIGLIVSSIWVWAIVINKWMLFSRNKREMDRFEQVFWSGQSLEDLYRTLAGRSNHGMAAIFVAAMREWKRTYEGGARSLAGLNQRIDKVMNVTIAREVERLETGLLVLATVGSAGPFVGLFGTVWGIMTSFQSIAASKNTSLAVVAPGIAEALFATAVGLIAAIPATIFYNKFISQVGRQAQRLEGFADEFSAILSRQIDERG is encoded by the coding sequence ATGATTGATGTGACGAGCCGCACCGGCACCGTTTCCCGCCTGACGCCGGCGATCGCCGCGGCGGCGGGCCTTCTCCTGCTCGGTACCCTGCCCGCCCTCGCCCAGGATCCGATCGGCAGCGCGGCAGCGCCGCCGGCCGCGGACTTCTCCTTCCTCGGCCTGTTCCTGCAGGCCCACATCGTCGTCAAGCTGGTGATGATCGGCCTGATCGTGTCCTCGATCTGGGTCTGGGCCATCGTCATCAACAAATGGATGCTGTTCTCGCGCAACAAGCGCGAGATGGACCGCTTCGAGCAGGTGTTCTGGTCCGGCCAGAGCCTCGAAGACCTCTATCGCACCCTGGCGGGCCGCTCCAACCACGGCATGGCCGCCATCTTCGTCGCGGCGATGCGCGAGTGGAAGCGCACCTACGAGGGCGGCGCCCGCTCCCTCGCCGGCCTCAACCAGCGCATCGACAAGGTGATGAACGTCACCATCGCCCGCGAGGTGGAGCGGCTGGAGACCGGCCTGCTGGTGCTGGCGACCGTCGGTTCCGCCGGCCCCTTCGTCGGCTTGTTCGGCACGGTCTGGGGCATCATGACCTCGTTCCAGTCCATCGCCGCCTCCAAGAACACCTCGCTCGCCGTGGTAGCGCCGGGCATCGCGGAGGCGCTCTTCGCGACCGCGGTGGGCCTCATTGCCGCCATTCCCGCGACGATTTTCTACAACAAGTTCATTTCCCAGGTCGGGCGACAGGCCCAGCGTCTGGAGGGTTTTGCGGACGAGTTCTCCGCCATCCTCTCGCGCCAGATCGACGAGCGGGGCTGA
- a CDS encoding inositol monophosphatase family protein produces MIRSPLITVMVQAVRKAGRTLARDFGEVEQLQVSMKGPGDFVSAADRKAEDTIFAELSRARPNYGFLMEERGAVEGTDPANTWVVDPLDGTTNFLHGIPIFSISLALVRNGVPVAGVIYNPVSDELYVAESGQGAYLNERRIRVAARRKLADCVVCCGLPHMGRGNHDQFNRELELVQPQVSGLRRTGSATIDLAWTAAGRFDAFWERNLSPWDMAAGIIMVREAGGYVSDMDDGDKMLDNGHIVAGNELIRRDLQKLLKKA; encoded by the coding sequence ATGATCCGCTCGCCCCTCATCACCGTCATGGTCCAGGCCGTCCGCAAGGCCGGGCGCACGCTCGCCCGCGATTTCGGCGAGGTGGAGCAGCTTCAGGTCTCCATGAAGGGTCCCGGCGATTTCGTTTCTGCCGCCGACCGCAAGGCCGAGGACACCATCTTCGCCGAACTCTCCCGCGCCCGTCCCAACTACGGCTTCCTGATGGAAGAGCGCGGCGCGGTGGAGGGCACGGACCCGGCCAACACCTGGGTGGTCGATCCCCTCGACGGCACCACCAACTTCCTGCACGGCATCCCGATCTTCTCCATCTCGCTGGCGCTGGTGCGTAACGGCGTGCCGGTGGCGGGCGTCATCTACAATCCCGTCAGCGACGAGCTTTACGTGGCCGAGAGCGGCCAGGGCGCCTATCTCAACGAGCGGCGCATCCGCGTCGCTGCGCGGCGCAAGCTTGCCGATTGCGTCGTGTGCTGCGGCCTGCCCCACATGGGCCGCGGCAACCATGACCAGTTCAACCGCGAGCTCGAGCTGGTACAGCCGCAGGTTTCGGGCCTCCGCCGCACCGGCTCCGCCACCATCGACCTCGCCTGGACCGCCGCCGGCCGCTTCGACGCCTTCTGGGAGCGCAACCTGTCGCCGTGGGACATGGCGGCCGGCATCATCATGGTGCGCGAGGCGGGCGGCTATGTCTCCGACATGGACGACGGCGACAAGATGCTGGACAACGGCCACATCGTTGCCGGCAACGAACTGATCCGGCGCGACCTGCAGAAGCTCCTGAAGAAGGCCTGA